Proteins from a single region of Hordeum vulgare subsp. vulgare chromosome 6H, MorexV3_pseudomolecules_assembly, whole genome shotgun sequence:
- the LOC123402612 gene encoding putative B3 domain-containing protein Os03g0621600, which yields MPGEINLETRNMDSYTIKVVKYQEKHVLTVGWPQFVKNFHLQLGDSLLFRYSGDSLFSIVIFDKLGREKASSVVVNPFPPQVQGRRNEIGSARKMNALGETCEIWDDHQYMNLDDEKKYFLMRMMGDFQDEMIIQKEFVHRFKGEIPGEIELQTKNKCTYKIKVVKNQEGQLVLAAGWGRFIEKFSLQTRDSIILFSYNGKSQFSVIILDQLGREKASSVVNPFPPRALERHTNCAETVSQHPSDGHPLPVERLVQSTDAAANILHRPTQIPETADCSLPLMIMPSTAHFDVHHQQQAMLMQPPLNHSSSSEASAGEGDGSFSSHDHVQNALGFVRVVRRKYGLTSSQKKQRKDGYITTHRTKLTSAQEQQVKDMVQTIRSRIGDIIIFVALMGRANVLSGFSLTIPVRYGEEYFGDGKVICFQLGNKKWNVSFSSSRKDYRVETGWKKFVKDNCLKLGDICLFEPLSNQGSTMEVHIIRVNDGN from the exons ATGCCGGGTGAGATCAACCTAGAAACTCGAAACATGGACAGTTACACAATTAAGGTTGTCAAGTACCAAGAAAAGCATGTTCTTACAGTGGGTTGGCCCCAATTCGTTAAGAACTTCCATCTACAGTTGGGTGACTCCTTGCTATTCAGATACAGTGGAGACTCTCTGTTTAGTATTGTAATTTTCGATAAGCTTGGCCGCGAGAAAGCATCATCTGTTGTTGTCAATCCTTTTCCACCACAAGTCCAAGGAAGACGCAACGAAATCGG GTCTGCTAGAAAAATGAACGCGCTTGGTGAAACATGTGAAATCTGGGACGACCATCAGTATATGAACTTGGACGATGAAAAGAAATATTTTTTGATGCGCATGATGGGTGATTTCCAAGACGAGATG ATCATCCAAAAAGAATTTGTTCACCGTTTCAAGGGAGAGATCCCAGGAGAGATTGAACTTCAAACAAAGAATAAATGTACATACAAAATTAAAGTTGTCAAGAACCAAGAAGGGCAGCTTGTGCTTGCAGCGGGATGGGGGCGTTTCATAGAGAAGTTTAGCCTACAGACACGTGACAGCATAATATTATTCAGTTACAATGGGAAGTCCCAGTTCAGTGTCATAATCTTGGATCAACTTGGGCGTGAGAAGGCTTCATCCGTTGTCAATCCGTTCCCGCCTCGTGCGCTCGAAAGGCACACAAAttgtgctgaaactgtgagccaaCATCCTTCTGATGGTCATCCTCTGCCCGTGGAAAGGCTGGTGCAGAGTACTGATGCAGCGGCTAACATTCTTCACCGGCCGACGCAAATTCCTGAAACCGCGGACTGTTCTCTTCCGCTCATGATAATGCCATCAACTGCTCACTTCGATGTTCATCATCAGCAGCAGGCCATGCTAATGCAGCCTCCCCTGAATCATTCCTCCTCCTCCGAAGCATCAGCTG GAGAAGGAGATGGCTCTTTCTCATCACATGACCATGTCCAGAATGCACTTGGTTTTGTGCGTGTTGTTAGAAGAAAGTACGGTCTAACCTCATCACAGAAGAAGCAGCGGAAGGATGGTTATATTACCACGCATAGGACCAAGCTAACCTCTGCTCAGGAGCAGCAGGTGAAAGACATGGTCCAGACCATCCGCTCACGCATAGGTGACATAATCATCTTTGTTGCTCTGATGGGCAGGGCCAATGTTCTTTCAGGATTCTCCCTG ACTATCCCAGTCAGGTACGGGGAGGAATATTTTGGAGATGGGAAAGTCATCTGTTTCCAGCTAGGCAACAAGAAATGGAATGTGAGCTTCAGCAGTTCGCGCAAGGATTATCGGGTCGAAACTGGATGGAAGAAGTTTGTCAAGGACAATTGTTTGAAGCTGGGTGATATCTGCCTCTTTGAGCCGTTGAGCAACCAGGGGAGTACCATGGAAGTCCATATTATCCGTGTGAATGATGGCAATTGA